One genomic region from Sulfurimonas sp. encodes:
- a CDS encoding flagellar protein FlaG, with amino-acid sequence MDGIANVARQQQSQVNTEAQGRATQAVQQQVEEPKQENVVKELQKEVSATSTEINSKEQVQDLVNQLNDAMAPMNTNLKFGVDSQDIFFVSVIEAATSKMIRRFPAEQAQDFLPKMQEVTGILFDSKG; translated from the coding sequence ATGGATGGCATAGCAAATGTTGCAAGGCAACAACAGTCACAAGTAAATACAGAAGCTCAAGGAAGAGCAACTCAAGCAGTTCAACAACAGGTTGAAGAACCAAAACAAGAAAATGTAGTAAAAGAGTTGCAAAAAGAAGTTTCAGCTACAAGTACTGAAATTAATTCAAAAGAACAAGTTCAAGATTTAGTAAATCAACTAAATGACGCAATGGCTCCAATGAATACAAATTTAAAATTTGGTGTTGATTCACAAGATATATTTTTTGTATCTGTTATTGAAGCAGCAACAAGTAAAATGATTAGAAGATTCCCAGCAGAGCAAGCTCAAGACTTTCTTCCAAAAATGCAAGAAGTAACTGGAATTTTATTTGATTCAAAAGGGTAA
- a CDS encoding MFS transporter: MNEYIKLLQSHQTLRRLSIIQLIAYFGAWFSNVAIYTLLLEMGVDARVIAFTAMLHFLAGVVQAPFSGVIIDSVKPKKLMLFLICIEIFATLFLILVNSLQDLWLLYTLIFVKMAAASFYFTTEMSLLPKILDGDKLQKANELHSIIWSFSYTLGMALSGFVVYLFGVKVAFILDACMFVIGFFLLYNLEIKVEIIKSGENLLQMMKGTFSYLKQTPQALHLMLIHAFVGLTAFDALVALMVDKYYASVIATSLALGLMHTSRAIGLVIGPIIISKWVNNKRIVYIFVMQGICVWFWAFMMHNFYLSLLASVFVGFFTTTLWSYTYTLLQKNIEEKYYGRIVAYNDMLFLSAAAFTSFMIGFLATNDFSLELITILIGIGFMLGGLYFSWILKSQNIKDISQ, encoded by the coding sequence ATGAACGAATATATAAAATTATTGCAATCACATCAGACATTAAGAAGATTATCAATTATACAGTTAATTGCATATTTTGGTGCATGGTTTAGCAATGTGGCAATTTATACATTATTGCTAGAGATGGGTGTAGATGCTAGGGTTATAGCCTTTACAGCAATGCTTCATTTTTTAGCAGGAGTTGTTCAAGCACCTTTTTCTGGAGTAATTATTGATAGTGTTAAACCAAAAAAATTAATGCTTTTTTTAATTTGTATAGAAATATTTGCAACACTGTTTTTGATTTTAGTAAACTCTTTGCAAGATTTATGGCTTTTATATACTCTCATTTTTGTAAAAATGGCAGCAGCTTCTTTTTACTTTACAACAGAGATGTCACTGCTTCCTAAAATTTTAGATGGAGATAAATTACAAAAGGCAAATGAACTTCACTCCATTATCTGGTCATTTTCTTATACTTTAGGAATGGCATTAAGTGGATTTGTTGTTTATCTTTTTGGTGTAAAGGTTGCTTTTATCCTAGATGCTTGTATGTTTGTTATTGGATTTTTTCTTCTTTATAATTTAGAAATCAAAGTAGAAATCATAAAAAGTGGTGAAAATTTACTGCAAATGATGAAGGGAACTTTTAGCTACTTAAAGCAAACTCCACAAGCCTTGCATCTAATGCTTATACATGCTTTTGTTGGTTTAACTGCTTTTGATGCCTTGGTAGCTTTGATGGTAGATAAATATTATGCATCTGTGATAGCAACCTCTTTAGCTTTGGGACTAATGCACACTTCTCGCGCGATAGGCTTGGTAATAGGACCTATAATAATTAGTAAGTGGGTTAATAATAAAAGAATAGTGTATATTTTTGTAATGCAAGGTATTTGTGTTTGGTTTTGGGCTTTTATGATGCATAATTTTTACCTTTCTTTACTAGCTAGCGTTTTTGTTGGTTTTTTTACAACTACGCTGTGGTCATATACTTATACACTACTTCAAAAAAATATAGAAGAAAAATATTATGGACGAATTGTGGCATATAATGATATGCTCTTTTTAAGTGCTGCTGCTTTTACATCTTTTATGATAGGTTTTTTAGCTACTAATGATTTTTCTCTAGAATTAATTACGATACTTATCGGTATTGGTTTTATGTTGGGTGGCTTATACTTTTCATGGATATTAAAAAGCCAAAATATTAAGGATATTTCACAATGA
- a CDS encoding MATE family efflux transporter — MALPAALKHLVDILQIIIDMLMVGMISVSALAAVGMSMQFMMVINVLMTLYVVGGNALISRFIGQGRKKRASALLYSLGIFAIFLSIFVTIGGYFASEQIYVLMGAEAEVVKQGSMYFKILSLGIVVIFIDNLLYNALSAAGDTKSSLYIKLISASINAFLNYVLIFGHFGFEAYGIEGAAYATVIAYCFNVIAYLILLKKPKAKLNLIPIIRIKDMKRVWNVGWSAALDRGISSMSFLVFISIITAYGTAGLAGYQVGLRIEGIAFMPGFGFAIAAMALVGQNLGANNKELAYKMGIISGRIAYIFMGSVGVVLILFPEVLVSFFTRDLATIKVASNYLVLVGLAQIPLAIVFVYSGALRGAGATKTTLKVNVLSLWFLRVIPSYIAYKMGYGLVVIFVIMNIETLIKGIVYWYIYHKKEWLNTKV, encoded by the coding sequence ATAGCTCTTCCTGCTGCACTAAAGCATCTCGTAGATATACTTCAAATCATTATAGATATGCTTATGGTAGGTATGATAAGCGTATCGGCTTTAGCTGCTGTTGGTATGAGTATGCAATTTATGATGGTCATAAATGTTTTAATGACTCTATATGTTGTTGGTGGGAATGCTCTTATATCTAGGTTTATAGGGCAGGGTAGAAAAAAACGAGCGTCTGCTCTTCTATATTCACTTGGCATCTTTGCTATATTTCTTTCTATATTTGTAACTATTGGTGGATACTTTGCGAGTGAACAGATATATGTTTTGATGGGGGCGGAAGCAGAGGTTGTAAAGCAAGGTTCAATGTATTTTAAAATACTCTCACTTGGTATTGTCGTTATATTTATAGATAATCTTCTTTACAATGCTCTCTCTGCCGCTGGGGATACAAAAAGTTCCCTCTATATAAAACTTATTTCAGCATCTATAAATGCCTTTTTAAACTATGTTTTGATTTTTGGTCATTTTGGTTTTGAGGCTTATGGCATAGAGGGGGCTGCCTATGCTACTGTAATTGCTTATTGTTTTAATGTGATTGCTTATCTAATCTTATTAAAAAAACCAAAAGCAAAGTTAAACTTAATCCCAATTATTCGTATAAAAGATATGAAACGAGTTTGGAATGTTGGTTGGAGTGCAGCACTAGATAGGGGAATATCTAGTATGTCCTTTTTAGTTTTTATCTCAATTATCACAGCTTATGGAACAGCAGGACTTGCTGGTTATCAAGTAGGACTTCGTATAGAGGGTATAGCTTTTATGCCCGGTTTTGGTTTTGCGATAGCTGCTATGGCTTTAGTGGGACAAAATCTTGGAGCAAACAATAAAGAATTAGCTTATAAAATGGGAATAATTAGCGGAAGAATTGCTTATATATTTATGGGAAGCGTTGGTGTTGTATTAATCCTGTTTCCTGAGGTTTTAGTTAGTTTTTTCACAAGAGATTTAGCTACTATAAAAGTGGCATCAAACTATCTTGTTTTAGTTGGACTTGCTCAAATTCCTTTAGCCATCGTATTTGTTTATTCGGGAGCATTAAGAGGAGCAGGTGCGACAAAAACTACATTAAAAGTAAATGTTTTATCTTTATGGTTTTTAAGAGTTATACCTTCTTATATTGCTTATAAAATGGGATATGGGCTTGTTGTTATATTTGTGATTATGAATATTGAAACATTGATTAAAGGGATAGTCTATTGGTATATCTATCACAAAAAAGAGTGGTTAAATACAAAAGTTTAA
- a CDS encoding EAL domain-containing protein — protein MKNPESTKQKTLILAAIVLMFSWGVGYIFLNYQFQNSTSKELQKIVDSTQKLFTLKVTQENKNLINIIDELLSLDGLTQAVSQNNYKKISFIITPHYKHITNINADVNILTFRSKDGVILFRAHRPDFYGDFLNENRRLIVDTNIKEKSFSGFEVTKLDLMYRSTQAIFYKNKFVGSVEIGVDPNKFIQDLSLVFDFEIGLAINKTFADSMLDKNSIYINEKYILIKGSEHLQKQLKEKKQNSHFKLKTNVLLKNHLSTEVGVLLLGFDISSIEQANKEFMNKLLYLGLSVALVLIIVLYQGFEAILKYYKKESNTDRLTKLKNRQALNSKLFEDKKYVLILSNIKEFSLLNELYGVDIGNEVLQKVAQSFEKFATKYKLSAYRISSDEYVLLKEEESFEAEEYDDILQELHEKINSLDINIQSIGETISVEIYSGIAFGEAHSLLDAQMALKKAKEKSLPYLAYSQNVDTKEHNKNVLSMKRLIRDAILLKEIIPFFQPITDRNGKIIKYEALVRIVNLVNGKKNIIFPDDFLPIAMKSGLYMSVAKEMLTRALTFFALRDEKISVNFLPNDFFNASIMDTFLELLEKFDSPQQVVVEITEQEGVEDFDRLLRVVQKLRKIGVLIAIDDFGSGYANYAHILKIKPDYLKIDGSIVRNILEDEESKILVKSIINFTKDLGIKTIAEYIENEEIFELLKEYGVDEFQGYYFGRPQDLINS, from the coding sequence TTGAAAAATCCAGAGAGTACAAAACAAAAAACACTTATCTTAGCGGCTATTGTTTTAATGTTTTCTTGGGGTGTTGGTTATATATTTTTAAACTATCAGTTTCAAAACTCTACAAGTAAAGAACTTCAAAAAATAGTAGATTCAACACAGAAACTATTCACTTTAAAAGTTACTCAAGAAAATAAAAATTTAATAAATATTATAGATGAGTTATTATCTCTTGATGGCTTAACTCAAGCAGTATCTCAAAACAATTATAAAAAAATATCTTTTATTATTACACCTCATTATAAGCATATAACAAATATAAATGCTGATGTAAATATTCTTACCTTTCGCTCCAAAGATGGAGTGATACTTTTTAGGGCTCATAGACCAGACTTTTACGGAGATTTTTTAAATGAAAATAGAAGACTGATAGTAGATACAAATATAAAAGAAAAATCTTTTAGTGGCTTTGAAGTTACTAAGTTAGACTTGATGTATCGAAGCACACAAGCAATTTTTTATAAAAATAAATTTGTAGGTAGTGTTGAGATAGGAGTAGATCCTAATAAGTTTATTCAAGATTTAAGCTTAGTTTTTGATTTTGAAATAGGACTAGCAATAAATAAAACATTTGCTGATTCTATGTTAGATAAAAATAGCATCTATATAAATGAAAAATATATTTTAATTAAAGGCAGTGAACATCTGCAAAAACAATTAAAAGAAAAAAAACAAAATTCTCATTTTAAACTTAAAACGAATGTGTTATTAAAAAATCATCTCTCTACTGAAGTGGGTGTTTTACTTCTTGGGTTTGATATATCATCAATAGAACAAGCCAACAAAGAGTTTATGAATAAGTTGCTTTATCTTGGTCTTAGCGTAGCGTTAGTATTGATAATTGTACTTTATCAAGGATTTGAGGCGATACTTAAATATTATAAAAAAGAGTCCAATACTGATAGGTTAACAAAACTAAAAAATAGACAAGCACTTAATTCAAAGTTATTTGAAGATAAAAAATATGTTTTAATTTTAAGTAATATAAAAGAGTTTAGTCTTTTAAATGAACTATATGGTGTAGATATTGGAAATGAAGTCTTACAAAAAGTAGCTCAATCCTTTGAAAAATTTGCAACAAAATATAAACTTTCAGCATATAGAATTTCATCAGATGAGTATGTTCTTTTAAAAGAAGAAGAAAGTTTTGAAGCAGAAGAATATGATGATATTTTACAAGAACTACATGAAAAGATAAATTCCTTGGATATTAATATACAGAGTATTGGTGAAACCATAAGTGTAGAGATATACTCAGGAATTGCTTTTGGAGAAGCACACTCTCTCCTAGATGCACAGATGGCACTAAAAAAAGCAAAAGAAAAATCACTTCCATATCTTGCTTATTCTCAAAATGTAGATACAAAAGAGCATAATAAAAATGTCCTAAGCATGAAAAGACTTATAAGAGATGCCATACTTTTAAAAGAGATTATCCCATTTTTTCAACCTATAACCGATAGAAATGGAAAAATTATTAAGTATGAAGCCTTAGTAAGAATAGTAAATTTAGTAAATGGCAAAAAAAATATAATATTTCCAGATGACTTTTTACCAATAGCTATGAAAAGTGGACTTTATATGAGTGTTGCCAAAGAGATGCTTACTCGAGCTTTGACCTTTTTTGCTTTAAGAGATGAAAAAATTTCAGTTAATTTTTTGCCAAATGATTTTTTTAATGCATCCATAATGGATACATTTTTAGAACTCTTAGAAAAATTTGACTCACCACAGCAAGTTGTAGTTGAGATAACAGAACAAGAAGGTGTAGAAGATTTTGACAGGCTTTTAAGAGTAGTTCAAAAACTAAGAAAAATAGGTGTATTAATAGCAATAGATGATTTTGGAAGTGGATATGCTAACTATGCACATATTTTAAAAATAAAACCAGATTACTTAAAGATTGATGGTTCTATAGTTAGAAATATCTTAGAAGATGAAGAGTCTAAAATTTTGGTTAAAAGTATTATAAATTTTACAAAAGATTTAGGTATAAAAACTATCGCTGAGTACATTGAAAATGAAGAAATATTTGAACTTCTTAAAGAATATGGAGTAGATGAATTTCAAGGTTACTACTTTGGTCGTCCACAAGATTTAATCAATAGCTGA